The genomic stretch TTTTTACGGCAAGCTGCCCTGATTCTTGAACTATTCCGCGAGTTTTCCGGATAATCCCGCAAATTTTGGCGATAATTCCGCGAGTTCACCCATTATTCCCGCGAGATTTAGCTATATATCCGCGAGTTACAATTTTGAGTACATAAAACTTAATAGAAAAAAGCCCTCATCAAGAGGGCTTTCCACATTTAAAAACAACGTATGTCTTCTTTACTCGGATACACCGCGCGTTCGCCGCCGATCAACTTCGGGCGTGTCTTTGCCAGCGTCACGTGTGCGGCGCCGACCTTTTTCACTTCACTGCGAACAGGTACGGCAACATGCTTCAAGTGCATACCGATAAAGGTATCACCGATGTCGATGCCTGCGTCGGCTTTTATATATTCAACGATCACGGGTTCATTCATATGGTGGTAGGCGTGTGTTGCCAAAGCACCTCCAGCTGATCGTGCTGGAACGACCCGCACTTCTTCATAACCTCGTCGTTCAGCTTCTTCGCGCTCGATCACAAGCGCACGGTTCAAGTGTTCACAGCATTGCACGGCAAGTGCCACGCCTGTTTCCTCTTGAAACGCTATGATACCTCGGTAAAGTGCGCCCGCAGTATCCATCGTGCCTGATGTGCCAATTCGTTCACCAATTACTTCGCTCGTGCTTGCGCCTACTACTAATAATTGTGACGGTCTTAATTGTGCATGCTTTTGCAGATCTTGCAAAACATTCAGGACTTGGTCTTGAATTTGTTGGAGCTCATCGCTCATGAGATGGTCTTCCCTTCATTTTATAGGTTTATAGCTTTGTGGCTATTGGCCTTCATATTGAGAGATTTTATCTACACGGCGACCGTGACGTCCGCCTTCATATTCTGTCGTCAGCCATACTTTAGCGATTTCGAGTGCGAGACCCGGCCCGATCACACGTTCACCCATTGCAAGTACATTGCTGTCATTATGCTGTCTTGTAGCTTTTGCGCTGAATAGATCATGAACAAGCGCACAGCGTATTCCTTTAACTTTGTTCGCTGCAATGCTCATTCCAATGCCAGTACCGCAGATTAAAATTCCGCGATCAGCTTCACCGTTGGCTACTTTTTCTGCTACAGGAATCGCATAGTCTGGATAGTCTACAGATGTGTCGCATTCACAGCCCACATCCTCCACTTGCATACCCAGCTCTTCAATCATGCTGATAATTTCTTTTCGTAATTCAACTCCGGCGTGATCTGATCCAATTGCTACTTTCATGTTGTGTGCACCTGCTCTCTCATACTTTTTTTCATTATATGCTGTCCCCATTCCCTATTCAATGTCACTCCAAGGCAATTTAGGACAGCCTTATCTCATTTTGTCTTACTACTTCTTGCTATCGTCTTTTTTCATTAATTTTTCAATAAGGACTTCGATCTCATCTCTTGTTTCTTGATAAAGATGAAGCGGTCCACCGAATGGATCTGTAATGTCTAGAGAAGGGATTTCGCTCTCTAATTTCATCCTTCGCTCAACGAGTGGCCGTACTTCTCTTTCAAACGCTTGTCTCACTTCTTCATCTGCAGAATCCTTGGACATGTATTGAAGCTTCAGCATCTCGATCTCTGTGTAGAGTTCATAGATTTCTTCTATTTTCTTCTGCTCATCGTCGTCGAGAACATACTCTTTTAATGTATACGTCTTATTCACAGCATCTGGCCATCGTCCGACGAGCGCATGTTTATGGCTCTCGGTCATCGTTAAAATAATGTCAGCCCACTCGATCAAATAATCGGACACGCCTTGTGACTGATGACTTTCCTTAATACTTCTTTCCGAAAGAGCTTGTGTCGCATTCGAACTCATCACGGCACCGTTTCCAGCAAAGACACCAGCTGATTTAACGTTGAACTTACCTTTTCCTTTTTTGCGCAAAATGGCCTCAGCCATCGGACTGCGACACGTATTGCCTGTACAAATAAATAAAACATTCATGGTGAATTCACCTCATATTCTATCTTTCCCTATTTTTCTATAGGTTAACGCTCTTATTAGTAAGTATATCATCGGATCAGTGAATAAAAAAATGCCTGTTTTTCGTATTCGAAGTAGTTTTGCAAGTTGTTTCTCTCCGTTCCAGGTGCTTCGCTTTCCGCGGGGCGGGCGGTGAGCCCCTTGCCGCGTTGCGCCTTTAAGGGTCTCACCTGTCCCAATCGTCCCACAGGAGTCTCACACCTTCCACTCCTATCAACCTGCCAATGGGAGATTAAAACGGCAGTAGAATCTTCACCCCAAAAGCTAGCAAGATGCAGCCGCCGAACGCTTCACCGTAGGAGCCGAGCCACTTCTGCACTTTTTTACCCATGATCAAGCCAGCCCAAGTTAAAACCATGCTCATGAAGCCAAACATCGTAATTGTGAGCCACGTTTTCGCTCCATAGATTCCTAAAGATAACCCCACTGAAAAACTATCTAACGAAGCGCTTAGCGCAAAGACGAATAACCCAATACCGATCGGCTGTACGAACGGTTCATCATCATTTGAAAACGACGACCGAATCATCGTAACACCTAGGATAACGAGCAAAATCCCACCGATAATGGCTGCGATACCCCCAAAATGCACAGAGATTTGTTTACCGATCGACATTCCAGCGAGCGGCATGAGCATATGAAAAAGCCCTATCGTTATTCCTATTTTCATAATTTGTTTGAATCGAAGTGATAACATCCCCATCCCTAGGCCGATCGAAAATGCGTCCATACCTAGCGCAACTGACATAAATAAAAGTGTCATCCATTCTCCCATGGTTGCCAAATACTTCCCACTCCCTTAACCATCATACTTTCAGACTATGCATGTCTACTTTTAAAAAGACTAAAAACCATACAAGCTGTTGGAAGAATGAAAAAATGGAACTCTTTACCGCTTTAGAGGAAGGGATAATGTGATTTTTATCGTATATAAAAGGAAGTGAATCTGTATGTAAAGGAGAGGAACAAGCATGGTCCATAACGCATCGGCCATAACAGCAAACGGAAAAGACATGTGGCGATCGTCACCATTCCCAACTGGCCTGTCACGCCAAAAAAGCATGACTTTTCGATGTATGAAGCATAATGAAGACCTCATTATGACCGAGAGCGAAGGTGAACTGTTTGACTTGTTTGGCCTTAAACGGGAAAACGTCCTGCAAAAGAGAATCGAAGACATCTTCCCTAAAGAGATGGCAGACTTTAAAAAGGAAATGTACGAAAGAGCGTTAAATGGCGAAAGCCTTACGTACGAATCAGAACTGAACGGCATTCCCTTTTTAGCTGCAATCGGACCTATCTACAATAAAGATGGAACCGTTTCTGAGGTATATGGTTTTTGTGTCGATCTCACAGAGAGAGTGTCTGTTGAAACACAGCTTGCCGAAAGTGAACAGCGTTTCCGGTCATTGATGGACCATAACATTGACGCTCTCTTTTCACTAGATCTAGAAGGCAAGTTTACAACTGTAAACAAAGCGTGTTCGACGTTGAGCGGTTATAGCGAGAAAGAGCTTTTGAACATGACGTTCAATCCGTTCATGTTGCCGGACAGAAGAGCTACTGCTGTCGATCAGTTCAAGGACGCATTAGAAGGCAATTCAAAAATGTACGAGACCCGGATCAAGCAAAAGAACGGCGATACACGTCAGATCATGTTCACCCTAACTCCGATTATCGTTCTCAATAAAGTGCTCGGTGTTTTTGGAATCGCAAAAGACGTAACTGCTAAACGAGAAGCCGAAAAAGAACTCCGGGAAACAAAAGATCTGCTGGAATCTGTTATCTATCATTCTAGTGATGCGATCTCAGTCGTCCACCTAACAGACTTCTCTGTGAAAGTGAACCCGGCGTTTGAATTCATATACGGATGGTCAGAAGACGATCTCGCCAATATGACTTCACACATCTTGCCCGTTGTTCCAGAAGATAAGGTAGCTGAATCTGACAGGCTAATGACCATCGTCAAACATGGCGGATATGTAAAAGGCGTCGAGACGATCCGGTTAACGAAGTCTGGTAAACGGCTAAATGTAAGCCTTTCCTTAAGTCCGATCTATGGCGAGAACGGTGAAGTCGTCGCACTATCCGCGATCTCACGAGATATCACAGATAAAAAACTAAAAGAAAAGGCATTAAAAGAAAGCGAAGAAAAGTACCGAATCATCGCGGAGAACACGACTGACCTAGTAGGTGTCGTTGACCTAGAAGGAAACGTTAAATACGTATCTCCTTCCAACCGGCTTCTGCTCGGCTTTGATCCGTCTCTTTATGATGGAAAAAAGATTCAAGGATTCTTCCACTCAGATGACCGAGCAAAAGTAAGAATGGCGATGAATGAGATGGTCCAAACTCAAAAGCCTGTGAAGTTTGAAGTTCGATGCAAGCATGCACACGGCCACTGGGTAACCCTTGAAGCGAACGCGACCCCTATCGCTAACGATTCAGATCAGCCTGACTCGTTCGTTGTTGTAGCTCGTGACTTAACTGAACGGAAAAAGACAGAAGAAATGCTAAGAAAATCTGACAAGCTCTCTGTTCTCGGGCAGCTTGCCGCTGGTGTAGCGCACGAGATCCGTAATCCGCTCACCTCGATCCGCGGGTTTTTACAGCTTTTGCAGTCAAGAGCGTCAGAGAATGAGGACTATTACGAAATCATGCTCTCAGAGATCGATCGAATCAACAGCATCGTAGGAGAGTTCATGTTGCTCGCGAAGCCCCAAGCCATGAATTTTGTGCAAACCGACCTGCGCCAACTGTTGCGACACGTGATCTCAATTCTTGATACGCAGGCGATCCTAACGAACGTTCAAATTTATTTCGAGAGTGAACACGATCTGCCTGAAATATGGTGTGTAGACAATCAGATCAAGCAAGTGTTTGTGAATATGCTTAAAAACGCGATTGAAGCGATGCCAACTGGCGGTTCTGTACATATTCACTTAAAGAAAGAAGGCGGATATGTGATCGCTTCTTTTATCGATCATGGCTGTGGAATTTCAGAAGAACGCTTGCCAACGTTGGGTGAACCTTTTTATACCACAAAAGAAAAAGGTACCGGCCTCGGGCTCATGATCTGTTACAAGATCGTAGAGAACCACCACGGTAAAATTCTGATCAACAGCAAGATTGATGAAGGAACGACCTTTTCCATCCTGCTTCCGATCGATAAAAACAAGCCTGTGTCTTGAGTAAACGCAGGCTTTTCTTTAAGTGTGCGTGTTTATGTTGCGATCGTGGGCTCTACCGTCATTTTATACATCTGGACATAAAAAAGCTCTGACCCAATCAAGAACATTGAATCAGAGCCATAATTCTATTCTTTAATAATATTCCCACCGGCCGATTTTTCAAGTCTGTTCATAATCGCAACACCGACACCTGTTTTCGGAAAAACCTCTCCGAAAATCTGATCGACACCCGCTTCGTTAAACGCTCGTAAGGCTTCGTATAGATGTTGAGCTACCGTTTCAGGATTGGAACGATCTCCAGCTGGAATCACACAATCCGCTTTATAAACATGTGCCCTATCTTCTGTCGTTAAAATACCGATTCTTTTTCCTGCTTCGCGTTCTTTATCCACAAGACTCTGCAGAAATTCCACACTTCCATCCACAAGAACGAATGGTGCATCAGGTGCATAGTGTGTATATTTCATCCCTGGCGATTTAGGAGCATGCGTTTCGTTCTCCAATCCCGGATCTACCAAAACTCGCCCTTCACCCGCTATCTTTTCTAGCTCTTCTAACGTAATTCCGCCCGGTCGTAAAATCATGACTAGGTCACCGGTACATTCAACAACCGTAGATTCAACGCCAACGCCTGTTGAACCACCATCTACAATGCCGGGAATTCTGCCATTCAGATCTTCATAAACGTGCTGAGCTGAAGTGGGGCTTGGTTTCCCAGAAAGGTTAGCACTTGGTGCAGCAAGTGGCACATCTGAAGCAGAAATAACGGCAAGAGCAATCTCATGGTCTGGCATCCTTACCGCAACTGTGGATAACCCTGCCGTCACTCTTTCACTTACGTTTTCACCTTTAGGGAGTACAATCGTTAATGGACCCGGCCAGAACGCCGTCATTAATTTTTGTGCAGTCTCTGAAACAGAAGAAACCAGACCCTCTAACTGTGAGAGATCTGAGATGTGAACGATCAAAGGGTTATCACTCGGTCTTCCCTTTGCTTCAAAAATACGTTTGATCGCGTCATCACTTCTTGCATTTCCCGCTAATCCATAAACCGTTTCTGTCGGAATAGCTATTACTTCATTTTTATTTATCCACAAGGAAGCTTGAATAATATGTGGATGATTTTTCAGCGCGTATTCTGTTTTATCCACAGGCCAGCGTTCCGTTTGGAATGAGTTCATGTGATAAATCCTTTCTATTACTCAGGTCAACCTTCTATGAAAAGGTCGATTACAAAACTTTTATATCCACAGAGTTATACACAATTTGTCGTAAATTGTGGACAACTTGTTGACAATCTCTCATTATTCCAATGCATAAGCTAAAAGTTCTGCTCCTGATGTTGCGTTATTTTTTATATGATCAGCGCTCTCTATGTGTGGAGGCACTTTATCTTTCGGAATCGTTTTAAAAGAAAGTTGTTCGAACATATGCACAGCTTTCGTAAGCAGATAAAGGGTTTCGACTCCTTTATCTTTTGAGTATACCAAAATTTTATCAATGAGTTTAAGAAGAAGCGTCTCTGAAGAGTATTTCTGCTTTAGGACGAAAGATCGGAGCAATCCATCGTTTCCGATCCTCTCTAAACCTACCGTACCGATCGTCTCACCTTGGTCGTTTACTACGACTAAATAATTTTCGATGCTATCTTTGATTCCTTCTGACTGAAGTCCAGCTTTTCCGACGAGCTGTAACAGATCTTTTGCTTCATGCTGCATAGCCTGCCTTAAAATTATCGTCATCAATAACTCCCCTATTCCTATATAATTTCAGCCTTCGTTCGGCTGTTTTTCACCATTTCATCCGATATTCCTTTTAAAAAAAGAAGGCTAACCACCATTTGGTTACCTTCTTCATTTTCTATAATCTATGAAAATAGGGAGGAAAATATGCACATTTTACGAGAATAAGGATCCTACAAAGCTAAACAAGCTATCAAATATTTCTACCACAAAGAATTT from Bacillus sp. E(2018) encodes the following:
- a CDS encoding PAS domain S-box protein; translation: MVHNASAITANGKDMWRSSPFPTGLSRQKSMTFRCMKHNEDLIMTESEGELFDLFGLKRENVLQKRIEDIFPKEMADFKKEMYERALNGESLTYESELNGIPFLAAIGPIYNKDGTVSEVYGFCVDLTERVSVETQLAESEQRFRSLMDHNIDALFSLDLEGKFTTVNKACSTLSGYSEKELLNMTFNPFMLPDRRATAVDQFKDALEGNSKMYETRIKQKNGDTRQIMFTLTPIIVLNKVLGVFGIAKDVTAKREAEKELRETKDLLESVIYHSSDAISVVHLTDFSVKVNPAFEFIYGWSEDDLANMTSHILPVVPEDKVAESDRLMTIVKHGGYVKGVETIRLTKSGKRLNVSLSLSPIYGENGEVVALSAISRDITDKKLKEKALKESEEKYRIIAENTTDLVGVVDLEGNVKYVSPSNRLLLGFDPSLYDGKKIQGFFHSDDRAKVRMAMNEMVQTQKPVKFEVRCKHAHGHWVTLEANATPIANDSDQPDSFVVVARDLTERKKTEEMLRKSDKLSVLGQLAAGVAHEIRNPLTSIRGFLQLLQSRASENEDYYEIMLSEIDRINSIVGEFMLLAKPQAMNFVQTDLRQLLRHVISILDTQAILTNVQIYFESEHDLPEIWCVDNQIKQVFVNMLKNAIEAMPTGGSVHIHLKKEGGYVIASFIDHGCGISEERLPTLGEPFYTTKEKGTGLGLMICYKIVENHHGKILINSKIDEGTTFSILLPIDKNKPVS
- a CDS encoding low molecular weight protein arginine phosphatase gives rise to the protein MNVLFICTGNTCRSPMAEAILRKKGKGKFNVKSAGVFAGNGAVMSSNATQALSERSIKESHQSQGVSDYLIEWADIILTMTESHKHALVGRWPDAVNKTYTLKEYVLDDDEQKKIEEIYELYTEIEMLKLQYMSKDSADEEVRQAFEREVRPLVERRMKLESEIPSLDITDPFGGPLHLYQETRDEIEVLIEKLMKKDDSKK
- a CDS encoding TIGR01440 family protein, whose amino-acid sequence is MSDELQQIQDQVLNVLQDLQKHAQLRPSQLLVVGASTSEVIGERIGTSGTMDTAGALYRGIIAFQEETGVALAVQCCEHLNRALVIEREEAERRGYEEVRVVPARSAGGALATHAYHHMNEPVIVEYIKADAGIDIGDTFIGMHLKHVAVPVRSEVKKVGAAHVTLAKTRPKLIGGERAVYPSKEDIRCF
- a CDS encoding L-threonylcarbamoyladenylate synthase, translating into MNSFQTERWPVDKTEYALKNHPHIIQASLWINKNEVIAIPTETVYGLAGNARSDDAIKRIFEAKGRPSDNPLIVHISDLSQLEGLVSSVSETAQKLMTAFWPGPLTIVLPKGENVSERVTAGLSTVAVRMPDHEIALAVISASDVPLAAPSANLSGKPSPTSAQHVYEDLNGRIPGIVDGGSTGVGVESTVVECTGDLVMILRPGGITLEELEKIAGEGRVLVDPGLENETHAPKSPGMKYTHYAPDAPFVLVDGSVEFLQSLVDKEREAGKRIGILTTEDRAHVYKADCVIPAGDRSNPETVAQHLYEALRAFNEAGVDQIFGEVFPKTGVGVAIMNRLEKSAGGNIIKE
- a CDS encoding manganese efflux pump MntP family protein; this encodes MGEWMTLLFMSVALGMDAFSIGLGMGMLSLRFKQIMKIGITIGLFHMLMPLAGMSIGKQISVHFGGIAAIIGGILLVILGVTMIRSSFSNDDEPFVQPIGIGLFVFALSASLDSFSVGLSLGIYGAKTWLTITMFGFMSMVLTWAGLIMGKKVQKWLGSYGEAFGGCILLAFGVKILLPF
- the rpiB gene encoding ribose 5-phosphate isomerase B translates to MKVAIGSDHAGVELRKEIISMIEELGMQVEDVGCECDTSVDYPDYAIPVAEKVANGEADRGILICGTGIGMSIAANKVKGIRCALVHDLFSAKATRQHNDSNVLAMGERVIGPGLALEIAKVWLTTEYEGGRHGRRVDKISQYEGQ